One region of Anoplopoma fimbria isolate UVic2021 breed Golden Eagle Sablefish chromosome 10, Afim_UVic_2022, whole genome shotgun sequence genomic DNA includes:
- the znf384a gene encoding zinc finger protein 384a isoform X1 gives MLPMCQWEMIGKQKIGEIMDDSHFNSSYFWSPVPTVQGQIENAMFLKQAKEQLGPDKANAPPFPHASASSTSSPHYPTAVLAIPGSVDAGPGVRLVPKQEGGGGGMSALGGHLHQSHTTQNITVVPVPSTGIMTAAGLVITTPQGTLVPTASTQSFVAGHPTATTMIVSAVHHSNADKKENMAVPPAVVMPTPSKRGRKSKQMLARVAGMGGVLPPGSDALILAHLAAGGQHHTADPYDLSNDEDDHTNKDGPKSYRCRMCAVTFFSKSDMQIHAKSHTEAKPHKCPHCSKSFANSSYLSQHIRIHSGAKPYTCTYCQKAFRQLSHLQQHTRNHTEAKPHKCPHCSKSFANSSYLSQHIRIHTGAKPYACSYCQKAFRQLSHLQQHTRIHTGDRPYKCNHPGCEKAFTQLSNLQSHRRQHNKDKPFKCHNCNRGYTDAASLEVHLSTHTVKHAKLFSCGLCNRSYTSETYLMKHMRKHNPDPLTVAATVAAQQAQGLTPGRGRGRGRGRGAGRAGQLQSQTNPNNNNQNSGPPGSYQSTQQPSEAVVQCPFDMHQYKTVSANEIQYKPVSVADLPVVHKDLCLTVSTSAIQVEHMNS, from the exons ATGTTGCCTATGTGTCAGTGGGAGATGATCGGGAAACAGAAGATTGGAG AAATAATGGACGATTCCCATTTCAACTCGTCATACTTTTGGTCTCCCGTCCCCACTGTACAAGGACAG ATCGAGAACGCCATGTTCCTGAAACAGGCAAAGGAGCAGCTGGGTCCGGATAAGGCCAATGCGCCCCCCTTCCCTCACGCCTCTGCgtcttccacctcctccccccactACCCCACGGCTGTGCTCGCCATCCCCGGCTCGGTGGACGCGGGGCCAGGGGTGCGGCTAGTCCCCAAACAGGAAGGAGGAGGCGGTGGTATGAGTGCGCTCGGGGGACACCTGCACCAGTCGCACACCACCCAGAACATCACCGTTGTGCCTGTTCCCTCTACAGGTATCATGACCGCAG CGGGGTTAGTGATCACCACCCCTCAAGGCACTCTGGTCCCCACCGCCTCCACGCAGTCATTTGTAGCTGGACACCCCACTGCCACCACCATGATAGTATCTGCAGTGCACCACTCAAATGCAG ACAAGAAGGAGAACATGGCTGTCCCTCCTGCGGTTGTCATGCCGACGCCATCAAAGCGAGGAAGGAAGAGCAAACAGATGTTGGCCAGAGTGGCTGGAATGGGCGGGGTCCTTCCTCCAGGAAGTGATGCGTTAATATTGGCACACCTCGCCGCTGGTGGACAG CACCACACTGCTGACCCATACGACCTGTCAAATGATGAGGACGATCATACCAACAAAGATGGCCCCAAATCCTACAG GTGTCGGATGTGTGCGGTGACGTTCTTCAGCAAGTCAGACATGCAGATCCACGCCAAGTCCCACACGGAGGCCAAGCCCCACAAGTGTCCCCACTGCTCCAAGTCGTTTGCCAACTCCAGCTACCTGTCCCAGCACATCCGCATCCACAGCGGGGCCAAGCCCTACACCTGCACCTACTGCCAGAAAGCATTCAGGCAGCTCAGTCACCTACAGCAGCACACACG AAACCACACGGAGGCCAAGCCCCACAAGTGTCCCCACTGCTCCAAGTCGTTTGCCAACTCCAGCTACCTGTCCCAGCACATCCGCATCCACACCGGGGCCAAGCCCTACGCCTGCTCCTACTGCCAGAAAGCATTCAGGCAGCTCAGTCACCTACAGCAGCACACACG gaTTCACACCGGGGACCGACCGTACAAGTGTAACCATCCTGGCTGTGAAAAAGCTTTCACTCAGTTGTCCAACCTACAG TCTCACCGTCGGCAGCACAACAAAGACAAGCCGTTCAAGTGCCACAACTGTAACCGTGGTTACACAGATGCTGCCAGCCTGGAGGTGCACCTGTCCACGCACACTGTCAAACACGCCAAGCTGTTCTCCTGTGGCCTCTGTAACCGATCCTATACCTCG GAGACATATCTAATGAAACACATGAGAAAGCACAACCCCGACCCGCTCACAGTGGCAGCAACAGTGGCTGCTCAGCAGGCCCAGGGCCTCACCCCGGGCAGGGGCCGAGGTCGAGGCCGTGGGAGAGGCGCGGGCAGAGCAGGCCAGCTCCAAAGCCAGACCAAccctaacaacaacaaccagaaCTCTGGACCGCCAGGCAGCTACCAGTCAACCCAGCAGCCCTCGGAAGCCGTTGTCCAGTGCCCGTTCGACATGCACCAGTACAAGACGGTGTCAGCCAACGAGATCCAGTACAAACCAGTCTCTGTGGCGGACCTGCCAGTGGTCCACAAAGACCTCTGCCTCACCGTCTCCACCTCAGCCATACAGGTGGAGCACATGAACTCGTAG
- the znf384a gene encoding zinc finger protein 384a isoform X2, producing MDDSHFNSSYFWSPVPTVQGQIENAMFLKQAKEQLGPDKANAPPFPHASASSTSSPHYPTAVLAIPGSVDAGPGVRLVPKQEGGGGGMSALGGHLHQSHTTQNITVVPVPSTGIMTAAGLVITTPQGTLVPTASTQSFVAGHPTATTMIVSAVHHSNADKKENMAVPPAVVMPTPSKRGRKSKQMLARVAGMGGVLPPGSDALILAHLAAGGQHHTADPYDLSNDEDDHTNKDGPKSYRCRMCAVTFFSKSDMQIHAKSHTEAKPHKCPHCSKSFANSSYLSQHIRIHSGAKPYTCTYCQKAFRQLSHLQQHTRNHTEAKPHKCPHCSKSFANSSYLSQHIRIHTGAKPYACSYCQKAFRQLSHLQQHTRIHTGDRPYKCNHPGCEKAFTQLSNLQSHRRQHNKDKPFKCHNCNRGYTDAASLEVHLSTHTVKHAKLFSCGLCNRSYTSETYLMKHMRKHNPDPLTVAATVAAQQAQGLTPGRGRGRGRGRGAGRAGQLQSQTNPNNNNQNSGPPGSYQSTQQPSEAVVQCPFDMHQYKTVSANEIQYKPVSVADLPVVHKDLCLTVSTSAIQVEHMNS from the exons ATGGACGATTCCCATTTCAACTCGTCATACTTTTGGTCTCCCGTCCCCACTGTACAAGGACAG ATCGAGAACGCCATGTTCCTGAAACAGGCAAAGGAGCAGCTGGGTCCGGATAAGGCCAATGCGCCCCCCTTCCCTCACGCCTCTGCgtcttccacctcctccccccactACCCCACGGCTGTGCTCGCCATCCCCGGCTCGGTGGACGCGGGGCCAGGGGTGCGGCTAGTCCCCAAACAGGAAGGAGGAGGCGGTGGTATGAGTGCGCTCGGGGGACACCTGCACCAGTCGCACACCACCCAGAACATCACCGTTGTGCCTGTTCCCTCTACAGGTATCATGACCGCAG CGGGGTTAGTGATCACCACCCCTCAAGGCACTCTGGTCCCCACCGCCTCCACGCAGTCATTTGTAGCTGGACACCCCACTGCCACCACCATGATAGTATCTGCAGTGCACCACTCAAATGCAG ACAAGAAGGAGAACATGGCTGTCCCTCCTGCGGTTGTCATGCCGACGCCATCAAAGCGAGGAAGGAAGAGCAAACAGATGTTGGCCAGAGTGGCTGGAATGGGCGGGGTCCTTCCTCCAGGAAGTGATGCGTTAATATTGGCACACCTCGCCGCTGGTGGACAG CACCACACTGCTGACCCATACGACCTGTCAAATGATGAGGACGATCATACCAACAAAGATGGCCCCAAATCCTACAG GTGTCGGATGTGTGCGGTGACGTTCTTCAGCAAGTCAGACATGCAGATCCACGCCAAGTCCCACACGGAGGCCAAGCCCCACAAGTGTCCCCACTGCTCCAAGTCGTTTGCCAACTCCAGCTACCTGTCCCAGCACATCCGCATCCACAGCGGGGCCAAGCCCTACACCTGCACCTACTGCCAGAAAGCATTCAGGCAGCTCAGTCACCTACAGCAGCACACACG AAACCACACGGAGGCCAAGCCCCACAAGTGTCCCCACTGCTCCAAGTCGTTTGCCAACTCCAGCTACCTGTCCCAGCACATCCGCATCCACACCGGGGCCAAGCCCTACGCCTGCTCCTACTGCCAGAAAGCATTCAGGCAGCTCAGTCACCTACAGCAGCACACACG gaTTCACACCGGGGACCGACCGTACAAGTGTAACCATCCTGGCTGTGAAAAAGCTTTCACTCAGTTGTCCAACCTACAG TCTCACCGTCGGCAGCACAACAAAGACAAGCCGTTCAAGTGCCACAACTGTAACCGTGGTTACACAGATGCTGCCAGCCTGGAGGTGCACCTGTCCACGCACACTGTCAAACACGCCAAGCTGTTCTCCTGTGGCCTCTGTAACCGATCCTATACCTCG GAGACATATCTAATGAAACACATGAGAAAGCACAACCCCGACCCGCTCACAGTGGCAGCAACAGTGGCTGCTCAGCAGGCCCAGGGCCTCACCCCGGGCAGGGGCCGAGGTCGAGGCCGTGGGAGAGGCGCGGGCAGAGCAGGCCAGCTCCAAAGCCAGACCAAccctaacaacaacaaccagaaCTCTGGACCGCCAGGCAGCTACCAGTCAACCCAGCAGCCCTCGGAAGCCGTTGTCCAGTGCCCGTTCGACATGCACCAGTACAAGACGGTGTCAGCCAACGAGATCCAGTACAAACCAGTCTCTGTGGCGGACCTGCCAGTGGTCCACAAAGACCTCTGCCTCACCGTCTCCACCTCAGCCATACAGGTGGAGCACATGAACTCGTAG
- the kifc1 gene encoding kinesin-like protein KIFC1, whose translation MSRLPVSSSKRVLLTSSSSSENGQDFAPAQKKIRKDPEPVKPHAAATIIGGRRPLVAATRAPIARPVRGVGAATVAVAPSRGVLKRSIASTAAKGSNVKQSVAPPGAKTDGGGGPKRQAWDLKGKVSDMEGKIRTYQTKVKAANQENEVLRGTMVQSQSRVVEMEQNLVRQRSQIREYEAELQALSGVREELEKVSSDKNTLEKELSNLESKYKVMETLRDSQETELQTLKMKLSVQETTLSRLQLTLRDTEEEVCSLKDTVVRQEDELHAGEMERRRLHNTIQELKGNIRVFCRVRPLVEGGLSKHIQLPVSDNKTITLAKTEESHTGKAADTQKNYNFNFDRVFGPQSSQQEVFEEISLLVQSALDGYNVCCFAYGQTGSGKTYTMEGDEFDESRGVIPRAVKQIFRAAEKLGTQGWEFNFTASFVEIYNEGLRDLLYSGKASKRPEHEIRKSSNNEVTITNLTYERVCNEDQVLGLIMLANQNRSTAQTAQNDRSSRSHSVFQLDIEGVNVGRDVKCKSTLCLVDLAGSERMLKSQSQGERFKEMTAINGSLSNLGIVITALANKESYVPYRNSKLTYLLQGCLGGNSKTLMFVNIAPEPDSFGETLNSLRFASKVNDCVIGTASANRK comes from the exons ATGTCCCGCTTGCCAGTCAGTTCAAGCAAGAGGGTCCTCCTtacgagcagcagcagctcagagaaTGGACAAGACTTTGCGCCTGCTCAG aagAAGATTCGCAAGGACCCAGAGCCTGTCAAACCACATGCAGCAGCTACAATCATCGGTGGCAGGCGGCCTCTTGTTGCAGCAACCAGGGCACCTATTG CTAGACCAGTCAGAGGTGTGGGAGCTGCCACCGTGGCTGTTGCTCCGTCCAGAG GTGTCCTGAAACGATCTATAGCTTCAACTGCAGCAAAGGGAAGCAATGTGAAACAATCTGTCGCACCCCCAGGCGCAAAAACAG ATGGGGGTGGGGGTCCCAAGCGGCAAGCATGGGACCTGAAGGGCAAGGTCAGCGACATGGAGGGTAAGATCCGCACCTACCAGACCAAGGTCAAAGCTGCCAACCAGGAGAACGAGGTGCTGAGAGGCACGATGGTCCAGAGCCAATCAAGAGTGGTTGAAATGGAGCAAAACCTTGTGAGGCAGAGGAGCCAGATCAG GGAGTATGAGGCCGAGCTGCAGGCACTGTCAGGAGTGCGGGAGGAGTTGGAGAAGGTGTCTAGTGATAAGAACACTCTTGAAAAGGAGCTCTCCAACTTAGAGAGTAAATATAAGGTCATGGAGACTCTGCGGGACAGCCAGGAGACAGAGCTGCAAACTCTCAAG ATGAAGCTGTCTGTGCAGGAGACGACTCTGTCCCGCCTGCAGCTGACCCTCAGAGACACGGAGGAAGAGGTCTGCTCTCTCAAGGACACTGTGGTCCGGCAGGAGGACGAGCTTCATGCCGGGGAGATGGAGCGCCGGCGGCTCCACAACACCATCCAGGAGCTCAAG GGCAACATCAGGGTCTTTTGCAGGGTGCGCCCTCTGGTGGAGGGAGGCCTCAGCAAGCACATCCAGCTCCCAGTCAGCGACAACAAGACGATAACGCTGGCCAAAACAGAGGAG TCTCACACAGGAAAAGCTGCTGACACTCAGAAAAATTACAACTTCAATTTTGACCGAGTGTTTGGCCCCCAGTCTTCGCAACAGGAG GTCTTTGAAGAGATCTCTCTGCTGGTGCAGTCCGCATTGGACGGCTACAACGTCTGCTGCTTTGCCTATGGCCAGACGGGGAGCGGGAAGACGTACACCATGGAGGGAGACGAGTTTGACGAGTCCAGAGGTGTCATTCCTAGAGCCGTGAAGCAAATcttcagagcagcagagaaactGGGAACACAGGGCTGGGAG TTCAACTTCACGGCAAGCTTTGTGGAAATTTACAACGAGGGCCTGCGGGACCTCCTTTACTCTGGCAAGGCCAGCAAGAGGCCCGAGCACGAGATCCGAAAGTCCTCCAACAACGAGGTGACCATCACCAACCTCACATACGAAAGGGTCTGCAACGAGGATCAG GTTCTCGGCCTCATCATGTTGGCCAATCAGAATCGCTCCACGGCCCAGACGGCCCAGAACGACCGCTCCTCTCGCTCCCATTCAGTGTTCCAGCTGGATATCGAGGGAGTGAACGTTGGCAGGGATGTCAAATGCAAGT ccACTCTGTGCCTGGTGGACTTGGCCGGCAGCGAGCGGATGCTGAAGAGTCAGTCTCAAGGAGAGCGCTTTAAGGAGATGACCGCCATCAACGGCTCCCTTTCCAACCTCGGCATAGTCATCACCGCGCTGGCCAACAAG gAGAGCTATGTTCCATACAGGAACTCCAAGCTGACCTACCTGCTGCAGGGATGCTTGGGAGGAAACAGCAAAAC CCTGATGTTTGTGAACATTGCCCCAGAGCCAGACAGCTTTGGAGAAACCCTGAACTCCTTGAGGTTTGCAAGCAAG GTGAACGACTGTGTGATTGGGACTGCAAGTGCCAACAGGAAGTAG